The following DNA comes from Pseudomonadota bacterium.
GGCGCGCGGAAGACCTTCCACTCGGTGAGCAGCGCGAGCGCGTCCGCGCCGTCCGCCGCGTCGTACCTCGTGGGCGCGAGCTCGAGGGCGCCCGTCGCGAACCACGCGGGGTCGAGCTCGGCGCGCGCGTTCTCCATCGCCACCGGGTCGTACGCCCGCACGCGGCCGCCGGCCGCGAGGATCTCGCCTATCACGACGCGCGACGGCGCCTCGCGCAGGTCGTCGGTGCCGGGCTTGAACGAGAGCCCCCACACCGCGATCGTGACGCCGCGCAGATCCTCGCCGAAGAACGCCTTGATCTTGCCCGCGAGGAACGACTTCTGGGCGCGGTTGCGCGCCTCGACGGCCGAGAGCACGAGCGGCGCGACGCCCGCCGCCTCGGCGATCCGGACGAGCGCGCCGACGTCCTTGGGGAAGCACGAGCCGCCGTAGCCGATGCCCGGGTAGATGAACGCGTAGCCGATCCGCGAGTCCGCGCCGATCCCCTCGCGCACCTGCTCGACGTCGACCCCGAGCCTATCGCACAGCGCGGCGATCTCGTTGATGAACGAGATCTTCGTCGCGAGCATGGCGTTGGCCGCGTACTTCGTCATCTCGGCTTCCTCCACGCCCATGACCAGGACGCGGTCGTTCTTACGGAAGAACGGCGCGTAGAGGTCGCGCATGAGCGCCTCGGCCGCCTCGTCCCGGCAGCCGACGACGACGCGATCCGGCCGCATGAAGTCGTCGATCGCTGCGCCCTCCTTGAGGAACTCGGGGTTCGAGATCACGTGGAACGCGGGATCCGCGCCGCGCGCCTCGAGCTCGGCCCGGATCGCCGCCTCGACCTTTCGCGCCGTGCCGACCGGCACCGTCGACTTGCCTATCACCGCGAACGGGCGATCCGCGGCACGGCCTATGTCGCGCGCCGCGGCGAGCACGTGGGTGAGATCCGCGGAGCCGTCCTCGCCGGGCGGCGTGCCGACCGCGATGAAGGCGAGGAGCGGCGCCGGGCACGAGGGCAGCGCGGCGAGCGCCTCGGCGATCGAGGCCGCGAACGAGAGCCGCTTCTCCGCGAGGTTCCGCCGCACGAGCACGTCGAGCCCGGGCTCGTGGATCGGGATCTCGCCCGCCCGAAGCATCGCGACCTTCCGCTGGTCCACGTCCACGCACACGACGCGGTTGCCGACCTCGGCGAAGCACGCGCCGGTCACGAGCCCGACGTACCCGGTCCCCACGACGACGATCTGCATTTGCTATGGCGCCTTCCGGAGTGGGCTCCGCCCCTTTCGGTTACAGATGCGTACCGATGAGACGCGCGCGCCCGTTGTGTCGATCACCAACGTCAACAGTCCCGTTAGGTTACAGATATCGCAGAATCGTTCAACACTTACGCGTCGCGCGCGGCCTCGCGGATCCGGTGCACGAGCTCGATCGACGGGCTCGCGTCCGCGATGCCGAACCCGCGCCCGGCGAGGATCTCCTGGTAGGCGCGCGTGTGGAGGTCGTCGAAGCCCTCCGAGAACTCGACCTCGCGCCCGTCGATCTCGATGGAGCGGTGGGTCGTGCGCTCGCCCGGCGCGGCGGCGAACGGGAGGCGCGCGAAGTCGACCGACAGGAGCCACTCGACGTCCGCGCGCTCGAGCGCGAGCAGGCCGGAGATCGTCGACCTGTCGCTCTCGTGCACCTCGACGGAGAGCGCGCCGCCGAACAGCCACAGGAGGAGGTCGAAGAAGTGCACGCCGATGTTCGTCGGGAGCCCGCCGGAGCGCGCCTCGTCGCCCTTCCACGACGCGTGGTACCAGCGGCCGCGGCCCGTGACGTACGCGAGCTTCACGCGGTGGCGGCGTCCCCCGCTCCCGAGGCGATCCCGGGCCGCGACGAGCGCGGGGTGGTGGCGCAGCTGCAGGATCGTCCGCACCTCGCCCTGGGTCTCGGCCTCGAGCTGCGCGAGCTGATCGAGGTTCCACGGGTTGATGACGAGCGGCTTCTCGCAGATCGCCTTGGCGCCGACCCGCAGCGCGAGCCGGACGTGCGCGTCGTGCAGGTAGTTGGGCGAGCAGATGGAGACGTAGTGCACGCGCTCGGCGTCCGGGCCGCGCCGGAGCTTCTCGAGGTGGCGGTCGAACCGCTCGATCTCCGGGAAGTAGCGCACGTCGAGGAACCAGCGGTCGAGCACGCCGACCGCGTCGTGCGGATCGGCCGCGGCCACGAGCCGGTTCCCGGTGTCGCGGATCGCCCGCATGTGCCGTGGCGCCACGTAGCCCGCGGCGCCGATGAGCGCGAAATTGTGCATGATCATCCCCCTCCGGCGGGCGGGCGCCAGGCGAGGGCGACGGCGACGAACGCGCGGAAGTCCGCCGCGCCGCGTTCGATGATCGAGCGCACGATGGCGAGGTCGAGCGCCTGGTACTGGTGCACGGCCACGTTCCGGAACCCCACCATCGCCTTGAGCCGAGCGGCGAGCGTGCGATCCACGACGCCGGCGCCCTCGAGCAGGGCGAACGCCTCGGCGCTGTGCTGGGGGAGCCCGAGGGCGCCGCGGCGGACCAGGTGCATCGCGAGATCGATCGCGGCCTGACAGGCGCGCTGGAGGTTGAGCACGAGGACGTCCTGCACGTCGAAGTCCGTCTCGAGCGCGTCCTTGCGCTCGCCGTAGACCAGCTCGACCCTCTTCAGGCACCGCTCGATCGTGTCGCACTTGTTGAGCAGCACGTCATCGACCATGGATGGCCCCCCTGTCGCGCGCATCCGCCACGATGCCGGCGCGTTCCTCGTTGAGCATGGCATAGGCCGAGCAGGCGATCATCTCGAACTCGCGGCGCGCCGTCTCGTCGGCCTCGAACACGCAGTCGCCGCCTCCTATGACCCGCGCGCGGAACACGACGCTCGC
Coding sequences within:
- a CDS encoding UDP-glucose/GDP-mannose dehydrogenase family protein, which produces MQIVVVGTGYVGLVTGACFAEVGNRVVCVDVDQRKVAMLRAGEIPIHEPGLDVLVRRNLAEKRLSFAASIAEALAALPSCPAPLLAFIAVGTPPGEDGSADLTHVLAAARDIGRAADRPFAVIGKSTVPVGTARKVEAAIRAELEARGADPAFHVISNPEFLKEGAAIDDFMRPDRVVVGCRDEAAEALMRDLYAPFFRKNDRVLVMGVEEAEMTKYAANAMLATKISFINEIAALCDRLGVDVEQVREGIGADSRIGYAFIYPGIGYGGSCFPKDVGALVRIAEAAGVAPLVLSAVEARNRAQKSFLAGKIKAFFGEDLRGVTIAVWGLSFKPGTDDLREAPSRVVIGEILAAGGRVRAYDPVAMENARAELDPAWFATGALELAPTRYDAADGADALALLTEWKVFRAPDLGELARRMKRKVVFDGRNQYAPQKLRDAGFEYFGVGR
- a CDS encoding Gfo/Idh/MocA family oxidoreductase, with product MHNFALIGAAGYVAPRHMRAIRDTGNRLVAAADPHDAVGVLDRWFLDVRYFPEIERFDRHLEKLRRGPDAERVHYVSICSPNYLHDAHVRLALRVGAKAICEKPLVINPWNLDQLAQLEAETQGEVRTILQLRHHPALVAARDRLGSGGRRHRVKLAYVTGRGRWYHASWKGDEARSGGLPTNIGVHFFDLLLWLFGGALSVEVHESDRSTISGLLALERADVEWLLSVDFARLPFAAAPGERTTHRSIEIDGREVEFSEGFDDLHTRAYQEILAGRGFGIADASPSIELVHRIREAARDA
- a CDS encoding DUF86 domain-containing protein, whose protein sequence is MVDDVLLNKCDTIERCLKRVELVYGERKDALETDFDVQDVLVLNLQRACQAAIDLAMHLVRRGALGLPQHSAEAFALLEGAGVVDRTLAARLKAMVGFRNVAVHQYQALDLAIVRSIIERGAADFRAFVAVALAWRPPAGGG